The stretch of DNA TATAACTTATTAGCTATTAAGTGGTAAAGTAGAATTTCAGAGGGCATCCCTTCGTCAAAGCTGATTGGTAGACTGCCCCAGGCAGAATCGAGGTTTCCCATGGCCCATGTTGTTGTTATCGGTGCCGGACTGGGCGGATTGCCCACCGCCTACGAACTACGCCACTTGCTGCCCCCTCAAGACCGGGTCACGCTGATCAGTGATCAGCCTAAATTCACCTTTATTCCAGGGCTGGTGCGCGTTGGTTTAGGGATCGATCCCCTCGCTCATTTTCAGCTTGATCTGGCCCCCCTGGCGCAGCGGCACGGTGTGGAGCTGATTGCGGACAAAGTCACCGACCTGGACCCAACGGCGCAACGCATCACCCTAGACAGTGGTCAAACCCTCGACTACGACTATGTAGCGATCGCCACTGGCCCCAGCTTTGCCTTCGACGCCATTCCAGGGTTTGGCCCCCACGGCGGCTACACCCACTCGATTTGCTCCCCCGCCCATGCCCAGGAGGCCCAGGCCGCGTGGCTCCAGTTTTTGGAAAACCCCGGTGCGCTGGTGGTGGGGGCCGCTCCGGGGGCGGGCTGCTTTGGGCCGGCCTACGAATTTGTGCTGATGGCGGAGCAGATTCTGCGGAAAAAGGGTTTGCGCGATCGCGCCACGCTCACCCTGGTCACCCCCGAACCCTACGCCGGCCACCTGGGGGTTAGCAACGTCAACCACGCCCAACGGCTGACCGAAGCCCTGCTGCGCAAACGCGGCATTGAGGTGATCACCAACGCCGCGATTACCGCCATCTCCCCAGACCGCATCACCCTGGACGATGGTCGCACCTTGCCCCAGCAGTACGCCATGGTGCTTCCCGCCTTTCGAGGGGCGTCATTCATTCAAAATACCCCTGGGTTAGGCAATGAAAAGGGGTTCATTCCCGTACTGCCCACCTACCAGCATCCCAATTTCCCCTCGGTCTATGCCCTGGGAGTTGGCGTTAATCTAGCTCAGCCAGAACAGTTTCGCGTCCCCATTGGTCTACCCAAGAGTGGGCAAATGACCGAGGCCATGGGCATGGCGGTTTCCCATAACATTGCCGTGCAGCTAGGCGCCCTCCAAAAGCCGTTGCAAACCCCGACCCTGGAGGCCATTTGCTTTGCCGAATTTGGTGACACCGGCATTCTTTACGTGGCGGCCCCGGTGCTGCCCGACTCGGCCACCGGCCAACGGCGCTATTCCTACGCTGTGCAGGGGAAATGGGTGGTCTGGGGTAAGGCCCTGTTTGAACAGTACTTTATGACCAAAATGCGCCTGGGGGCCGCCGTGCCCTGGTACGAACGGCTGGGGCTGCGGGCGATGTTTGGCGTTGATTTGGTTAAGCCCATCGACGGCCCGCCCCAGAAAACCCCGGCCCGTGCCTCTGTGTAAGCCTGACCTAGGAGACTGTCAATGATGTCACTATATCGATGGATTGCTGCAGTGGGAATCGCGATCGCGCTTATGCTCCTCCAGCCCGCCACCGCCCACGCCGCCATCAACCCCGCCGAACTAGCCAAAGCTGTGCAAGAGGTGGAACAGCTTGATATGCTCCGCTCCGGCCTGGCCTCATCCCTGGAAGGTCAAACCGAAGCGCCTACGATGGAAACCATGAAAGAAGTCTGTCGCCCCGTGGGAATGCGAGCCAGGGAACTCAGTCAAGAAAATGGCTGGCAAGTGAAACAAATGGCCACCAAATACCGCAACCCCGCCCACGCCCCCGACGCCCCCCGTGCCCGTATGGCCCTGGCCCAATTTGAGCAAAACCCAGAACGCATGGGTTTCTGGGAAAACGCCATCCTGGAGGGCCAACCTGGCATTCGATACTACCGCCGTATCAATGTCGAAGCCAGTTGTCTAGCCTGTCACGGACAGCAAAATCAACGCCCCCAATTTGTCAAAGACAACTATCCCCAAGATTTAGCCTTTGACTTTAATGTGGGCGACCTACGGGGCATGTATGCGGTGTTTATTCCCGATGTGAAGGAGGCTATTCAAGGGGCTCTACAACCCTGAGCCAATTTTTTCTCGAGGACTTATCCCAGGACGGTCCACTGGAAAGTATGGGCGATACTGGACTCGAACCAGTGACATCCTGCTTGTAAGGCAGGTCAGCATCGAGATTTCGTAGCTCCCTCCGATCCTGCATATAGGCTAGAATAGCTGGCATGGCTGAGTTACAGCCGGGTGCTCTAATGTGAGACAGCAGAGAGAATTGCACACAACGGAATAAAAGTAGTTCACGTTTAGTTCACGGCAGGTCATGTGATGCCCCAAAAATCGCTGACGATTGAAGCTATCAATGAGCGGTTGAAGGCTGCCAAGATTGGTGTTCGTGTTTACGCCCGAGGGGCCCGCCAGGAAAAGCTGAGCTTGCGAGCAGTGTTACCTCCTAAGCCTGGTAGTAAGCGACAAAAGCCCTATCAGCAATATCTCAGCCTGGACGTTTATGCTAACCCTACAGGGTTAAAATTTGCAGAGTCTGAGGCAAAGCGCATCGGTGGGCTACTTGACCAGAAGCGATTTGAATGGGATGTGGTTGCTCAGGAGGTTGATCGTAGCAAAGAGACGTGTGGCTATTGGATCGAGAGATTCCGCCAAGACTGGTTAAAGTCCCAGACAGGTGAAAAGGATGCGATTGCCCTCAGTTGGAAGGAACAATTTTGGTATCCGGCATTTAAATGGCTTACTCCAGAACGCAAGCTCACAGCAGACCTACTTGAGCAGACTACTCTGAGGTGGAAACCCAACAGTCGGAGTTTGCAGATTGGTTGCCAGAAATTGCAACGGCTAGCTGACTTTGCTGGTATCGAGTGCAATCTTAGGTCGAAGCAGGGTAACTATAGCTTAAATAAAGTGATTCGCAATATTCCACCTGACGATCAGATTATTGCAGCAATAGACAACATCAAAAACCGGGGCTGGCAGTGGATTGCAGGAACTATGGCAACCTACGGTTTACGGGATCACGAGGCATTTTTGTGTGAAATTATATATAAAGAGTACGAGGGCGAGTCATGGCCTATTGCACTCGTCCCAGATGCAACGAAGACAGGTAACCGAGAGGTTTTTCCACTCCCGCTCTCATGGGTTGAACGCTGGGATCTGATGAATATAGAAAAACCAAAGATTACTGCTCGTCTTAACAAAGACTATGGCGATCGTACGTCTACCCAATTCGCCCGATACAAAATTCCGTTTAGGCCTTACGACTTGCGTCATGCGTGGAATATAAGGGCGGCGCTTGATCTGGGGTTACCTACCGCTGTTGCGGCCCAAATGGCTGGACACTCAGCTACATTGAATCTTGGCACTTATCAAAAGCATATTAGTAAAGTAAGGGCTGCACAGGCATATTTTGAAGCCTTGAAGAATAATAATCTTGGTAAATAGCTCCTACGATACTACTTTGCCAGGATGTCTTTTGTGTGGAGCAACTAAATCTCGTTTATTGCAAGCATCGATATTCAAATACCAACTGGCCTTTGTTGTACCAGGAGCACGCCTGTCAATTGCTTCTATACCGCTGCGGTAATGGCCGCACCGTATCATGTATAGGCATTGAGCATATTTTTTATAGCCAAGCACAGGCCAAGCGTCTTTGAGAGATAGTACCTTACCAAATTGAGGTTTATCCCCCAATCTTTCATGCAGCTCTCGAATATCATCTCGGATGAGATGACTTGCTGACTGTAGGGCTCTAAGTTCGACAGTTGCTTCTTCTAACTTTTGAACAAGTTGGTTAAAGACCACATCTTGACTGTGCTGAGAGTGATCCATCTAAATGCCTCCACAATATCAGGGCATAACGATGCCAAAGTGAAGGTAGCGCACTGGGTGAGAGCCCCAAAATCGATTCCAAATAACTAAAATCGCTGGCCTCACCAAACCTGATGAACCGATTCTACGGTGAGTCCTTTGAGAAAAGCTGACTTTGTGCTGATTAATTTGTGAAACTTTACACTAGGAGTGTGCGGTACGCTTGTCGGCATGGCTTTAAGTCTTGACTGGAAGGCGTTTTGATAGCTTTTAGATCCTGTAGATATTCAGTAATGCTGCTTTACCTAGATAGATGGCTGGCATCAAGTCAGCATTGAAAGACTTGCCAGTGTAGAATACGAAGGAAGGACTGCTGTTAGTGGTCGTTCACCTTACGAGATGCTGACAAAGTTTGAGAAGCCTATATCGGCTTAGTTTTGACCCATGCCCCGAGGACGAAGCCCTTCCCTAAGCCCAGATCCTGCAAACCCTGATAAAAAGTCTAGGGTGCGCTTTATCTTTGAGCCCGATCGCACCACCCCAAACGGCATCACCTACTCCTGGTTGATCCACGACACCTACAACGGTAAAGAGAAAGCGGCTACGGCGACCCGTGCTTTCTGGCTGCCCTTCGCCTACCGGCACTCCGGCAATTACTCTGAGGCCGAGTTGCGTGACCTGGCACAGCAATCGATTTGGCAGATGGAAGCTCAGATTCAACACCTGCGCGAGGAATTTGAGCTGGGCCTGGCTCGGCCTGACACAGCTGAACTGGTGGGCGGGCCTGAGGCGGAAAACTTGCAGACCGAGATGATTAGGGGATCCGCTTTGGTACAGCCGGTGACGGTTGCAGCTCCGGCTGACTTGCTCGATGAGTTCACCGATGCCCTATGAGTGAGCCTCTGTTGCCAAAGGAGCCCGAGACCGAGAAGGGGCGGTTGATGCGCCAGCAGTACCTGGCGCTGGCCAAGGCTTCCCTCAAGGACGCTAAGGACTACGACAGCCTCTACACCCGCTATAGCGACAACCCCACGTCTGCCCAGGGGTTGGATCAGGAGGTGGCCAGAGCGGCACTACAGACAGGCAAGGCTCCCCGTCAGGTAATTCAACTGCTGGCCCAAGGGCCGTTTACCCAGCAGCAGATTTTGGGCTTGTCTGAGGATGAGAAGAAGGAAGCACTGCCCAAACTACTCCAGTACGCCCAGAAAACCGTGGATAGCCTTCAGCAGCAACGGTATCTGGAATACGCCTGCTCGGTGACAGGGAAAATGCAGAGCTACCCTGACCTTTATCGGGATTATGTGAGCAGTGATCTGGCTGCGATTCAGCTTGACCAGAAGGTGACGGCGGCGGCGCTGGGAGCGGGGGAATCGGGGGAGGCCGTAGCGGCCCTGCTACACCAGGGGCCGTATGCCCGGTTCCAGCAAGATTTGCAGGGGGTGGCCCCGCCCACGATTGAGCAGTATGCCCGAGGGACGGTGGCCCAAGTGCAGGCAATTCAGGCGCTTCAGGTAGGGCAGCCGCAACGGAACATACCGCGCTCTAGAGGGATAGACCGGTAACACCTTGATCCTGCCAGAGCGCTATTCGTCGAGTTCGCTGCTGATGTACTGATTGACGAAGGCTTCAGCTGCTTCTGGGCTCATAGTTTTGAGGACACGGACGATTTCCAAAATGGTGTCGCCAGTGGGGTCAATTTTGCCGCTGCACCAGCGGTAGACACTGGTGCGGTCAATCCCCAGATTTGCTGCGAGCCGGTACTGGGTGATGTTGTACTGCTCCAGCACTTGTTTGAGAACGTAGCCTGCTTTACCCATGCCCTCATCATTTCAGAGGATGAGGTGCGACTCGTTGTCGCATATGCTAACGTTGTCACATAAGACAACGCTCTAATGTAATTGGAGGCTATATCTATGCTGATTCCCCAAGGATTTGTTGGCTCGGAGGTTAGCGGGGTAGAGCACGACCTTTTGGTCAGCGTTGAGATTAGGCAAAAATTGAGCAATTACCCTCGGCCTGATCGGGAGCCGGTGAAGCTTTTGGCGATCGGGTCTCGGGAGGCGATTCAGGCCATGCTTCAGCAGATGCATTTGTGTGGATTTGCTGAGATCTTTGAGTGGACTGATTTCATGCCAGCACCTACCCCTGAAAGGCCCCTGCGATGTCAGCCTGGAGAGTTGATGAAAATGCTGGTGAAGTATTTTCAGCGGACATAACGCTATGCACCTAGAGCACCTGGATCAGGAGCTGGTGAAAGAGCGGATCGCCCCAGGTCATTAGCCGCAGAGAGGGTTTGTCGGCAAAGAGGGCTGGCTGAAAGGTTACCGGATTCGCCCATTGGCCATAACTCATCTGCCAAATTCCAGGTTCTACGGGTGTAAAGTGAACTCCCTTCGTT from Leptolyngbya sp. KIOST-1 encodes:
- a CDS encoding helix-turn-helix domain-containing protein, whose product is MGKAGYVLKQVLEQYNITQYRLAANLGIDRTSVYRWCSGKIDPTGDTILEIVRVLKTMSPEAAEAFVNQYISSELDE
- a CDS encoding DUF3365 domain-containing protein, whose translation is MSLYRWIAAVGIAIALMLLQPATAHAAINPAELAKAVQEVEQLDMLRSGLASSLEGQTEAPTMETMKEVCRPVGMRARELSQENGWQVKQMATKYRNPAHAPDAPRARMALAQFEQNPERMGFWENAILEGQPGIRYYRRINVEASCLACHGQQNQRPQFVKDNYPQDLAFDFNVGDLRGMYAVFIPDVKEAIQGALQP
- a CDS encoding NAD(P)/FAD-dependent oxidoreductase is translated as MAHVVVIGAGLGGLPTAYELRHLLPPQDRVTLISDQPKFTFIPGLVRVGLGIDPLAHFQLDLAPLAQRHGVELIADKVTDLDPTAQRITLDSGQTLDYDYVAIATGPSFAFDAIPGFGPHGGYTHSICSPAHAQEAQAAWLQFLENPGALVVGAAPGAGCFGPAYEFVLMAEQILRKKGLRDRATLTLVTPEPYAGHLGVSNVNHAQRLTEALLRKRGIEVITNAAITAISPDRITLDDGRTLPQQYAMVLPAFRGASFIQNTPGLGNEKGFIPVLPTYQHPNFPSVYALGVGVNLAQPEQFRVPIGLPKSGQMTEAMGMAVSHNIAVQLGALQKPLQTPTLEAICFAEFGDTGILYVAAPVLPDSATGQRRYSYAVQGKWVVWGKALFEQYFMTKMRLGAAVPWYERLGLRAMFGVDLVKPIDGPPQKTPARASV